One region of Capsicum annuum cultivar UCD-10X-F1 unplaced genomic scaffold, UCD10Xv1.1 ctg70573, whole genome shotgun sequence genomic DNA includes:
- the LOC124894147 gene encoding uncharacterized protein LOC124894147: MVNTSRQDWSRKLDDALWTYQIAFKTPTNMSSYQLFYGKARHLPIEMELKALWALKRLNLNLKEAVELRLGQLNEMDEFRLGDYERVIWLPKEAWAKTTSTSQKGQKKERKEKFSYPLFKGLGALLVLNGS; encoded by the exons ATGGTGAACACTAGTAGGcaagattggtctcgaaagctcgatgatgccttatGGACATATCAGATTGCTTTTAAGACACCTACCAACATGTCATCGTATCAGTTATTCTATGGAAAAGCACGTCACTTACCGATAGAGATGGAGCTCAAGgctttatgggcactcaaaaggttaaatctaAATTTAAAAGAGGCAGTGGAGCTAAGACTtgggcaactgaatgagatggatgaattccgtcttGGGGATTATGAAAGG GTGATATGGCTTCCAAAAGAAGCATGGGCAAAGACAACATCCACATCTCAGAAGGGACAGAAAAAAGAACGGAAGGAGAAATTTTCTTATCCTCTCTTCAAGGGCCTGGGCGCACTTTTGGTATTAAATGGGTCTTAG